One Zingiber officinale cultivar Zhangliang chromosome 10B, Zo_v1.1, whole genome shotgun sequence genomic window, GAATTGCTAATTCGATAACCTAAAAGAAGCCCTAAAAACCTAGCAACTCGCTGTACATCCAATCAATGCCTCAAAAGTAGGCCGAAAATAAACATGGCCAGACGAAAAACTCCAAACAAGTTCTTGTTACATTAGGTGGAGTCGGGCTAGCTGTGCGCTCGCATGCCACACGGTGCCATAGAAGGATGGTCAATCCATTATATTTTAAAGGAAGTTCAATGTATACCTACAATGATGatgttaacttaaattttaaaccaCAAATGACTATCGTGTCGTGGCTCGGAATAAAATGTAAAAGTCTAcgcttttgaaaaatctaaagttAAATAGGGAAGCTGAAATCAGACTGGGCTAGGTCGCTGCCGCATTACCTGTTCGACAAAATGACTAACTGTGGCCGATGCGCTTCCCGCCGCACAGTTTGTCTACATCACGATTTCCTCGTGCCTTAATTATCCCACAACGGCAAAACTAGAAGTTATAGATACCTAAAAACAGAGCACGAGAGGAAAGAAAACAGAGGAAGACAAAGGCAACCCACATTTGTCCATTCCCTTCACTTGTCCCTATCAGTACAGTCTACAGATATATGTTCGATCCACCTCACGCCAATATAAATAAATGACTAGCCATATTGCCTGCCTCAAGTCCCCATTTCTGAACTGGTTTAATTAATTGGAGCTGCAATGGTGGAATTTGGAATCGGCCAACTcgcctttgtcttcttttctttcgCTGCGGGATTCCTTGCCTTCGCGCTGCTGCTGAGGAAGCGTCCGTGTTGCTGCTGTCACGTGTGCCGGGCGTACCTGAGCGGCTCGTGGGCGGCAGAGTTCGACAACCTCAGCGACTGGTACGCGCAGCTGCTGCGCGAGTCGCCGACCGGCACCGTCCACTTTCACGTGATCGGGAAAACGGTGACGGCCAACCCGGCCAACGTCGAGTACATTCTCCGGACCCGGTTTGATAATTTCCCCAAGGGCGAGCCCTTCTCCGCTATCCTCGGCGACCTCCTCGGCCGCGGCATCTTCAACGTCGACGGCGACGCCTGGCTCTTCCAGCGCAAGATGGCCAGCCTCGCGCTCGGCAGCGTCAACGTGCGCGAGTACGCCTCCGGTATCGTCGCCGAGGAGATCTCCTGCGGCATGCTGCCGCAGCTCGCCGCGGCGACCGACACCGGCAGCGCAATCGACTTGCAGGTCGTGTTCCGGAGATTCACATTCGACGTCATCTGCCGTATCTCGTTTGGGCTCGAGAGGGGATGCCTCGAGCTGCCGGTGCCGATGGGAGAGTTCGCCGCGGCATTCGACTCCGCTTCGAGACTATCGGCGATGCGAGGCACGGCGGCGGTGCCGGCGGTGTGGAAGCTAAAGCGGCTATTTAATGTGGGATCGGAGAGGGAGCTGCGACGCGGGATCTCGATGATCAAAAATCTGGCGGAGGAGGTGATCCGGCAGCGGCGAAAGCTGGGTTACGACGGTTGCCACGACCTGCTCTCGCGGTTCATGAGCTCGGTGGAGGACGACGAGGAGTACCTCCGCGACATCGTCGTCAGCTTCCTCCTTGCGGGGCGCGACGCGGTCGCCTCCGCCCTGACCGGCCTCTTCCTGCTCCTCGCGCGCAACCCGCAGGTGGCCGAGCGGCTTCAACAGGAAATAAACGCCGATGGTGGAGACTACGTGCAGGCGGCAATCCACGAGAGCCTGCGTTTGTACCCCCCGGTGCAGTTCGACTCTAAGTGGTGCGTGGAAGACGACGTGCTTCCGGACGGCACCTTCGTGGGTCAGGGGACGCGAGTGATGTACCACCCCTACGCCATGGGGCGGATGGAGAGTATATGGGGCGCCGATTTCGCCGAATTCCGGCCGGAACGGTGGCTCCGAGGGAATAAGTTCACGGCGGAGAGCCTCTTCAAATACCCGGTGTTCCAGGCTGGTCACCGGGTGTGCCTGGGCAAGGAACTCGCGCTGGCGGAGATGCGGATGGTGGCGATCGCTGTGTTGAAGCAGTTCGAGGTCGATGTGGTGGACGCGAATCGGCCTGTCAAATTCGCGCCCGGTCTGATCTCGACGTTTAGCGGCGGGGTTTGGGCGCGGGTAAGCCGGCGGGTGGCCGTGCCGGCCACCGTATGATTACTTAATTTAATCAGGCATAGTTTGGGGAGCAAATTTCGTTTCTCGACTCTCAGAGTCCGATCCTGAGACGGCGTTTTACTTTAATCCAGCTCCCTTGCCACGTGTGCATAAGCTGATAATTCGATC contains:
- the LOC122028524 gene encoding cytochrome P450 94C1-like; the encoded protein is MVEFGIGQLAFVFFSFAAGFLAFALLLRKRPCCCCHVCRAYLSGSWAAEFDNLSDWYAQLLRESPTGTVHFHVIGKTVTANPANVEYILRTRFDNFPKGEPFSAILGDLLGRGIFNVDGDAWLFQRKMASLALGSVNVREYASGIVAEEISCGMLPQLAAATDTGSAIDLQVVFRRFTFDVICRISFGLERGCLELPVPMGEFAAAFDSASRLSAMRGTAAVPAVWKLKRLFNVGSERELRRGISMIKNLAEEVIRQRRKLGYDGCHDLLSRFMSSVEDDEEYLRDIVVSFLLAGRDAVASALTGLFLLLARNPQVAERLQQEINADGGDYVQAAIHESLRLYPPVQFDSKWCVEDDVLPDGTFVGQGTRVMYHPYAMGRMESIWGADFAEFRPERWLRGNKFTAESLFKYPVFQAGHRVCLGKELALAEMRMVAIAVLKQFEVDVVDANRPVKFAPGLISTFSGGVWARVSRRVAVPATV